The genome window caattttgaacagaaaagaatatttttcaaacatttaacagatacgaaaaaatatacaaattttgCTATCATTTCCCACATTATTATCAGTATAAAGAGTATACATGACAAACAAGTCTTTCCTGAAGTTTGAATTAACTCCTAAAAAATTCCAAGAAAGTATGATATTAATTACTGTATTTCTACTAATTCTGCTTATTCTTGATGCTACAGACACTTATTAAGCACTCATAAATGAGACAATATGTTACCAAAAAGTGAGTATTTTAATACTAGAAGATCCTTTAAAAATTCAAGAAAATGTAGAAAAAATTTCATGACAATTTCCATAATAATTGATTACACAAACCATGCTAAAGAACCCGatctgaaacaaaattaaataataccataacctttgaaagaaaaaaatgagTCTTGTGAAAAtgcaggctaaatgcatgtcctAACAtaacgtcccagattaggctgtgcagtcagcacaggctaattatggaTGACACTTACACTTTTATGGAATTCATCATTTAAAGGAAGCCTCTtaaaaatgaaaatccagtttacatTGAAAGAATTGTTACTCaaaagactgtgcagactgcactggctaatctcagatgacactttacatacatgcattaagccttattTACCCAGAATATGTCTCAAATAATTCCATGACCTTTGAAATCAAAATATTGGTGATTTCTTCTTATTTAAGCAACATGCTCTTCTGCAAAATCGTAATCACTTATACCAATAGGCAGTAGGTACATATTTTAGTATCAAATAAGTCAAAGATTCCCCCTTTAACTTTTAACACAAGCTATAAAACTCAATGTTGTTACtactgtttcattttcaaaataagcACATTTCTTAAGCGATTGAGAGATATTGATTACTTAACACTACAAATGGGCCCGAACAACGTTTTTCAGTTTTATGAACATTCACAAGCAATGTTCACATAAATTCCAAACATAATCAGCGATACTTGAAATTATACAACTGACATTTATGTATTTCAAAACACAATCTGCACTGGTGCCACTAAGTATTTTGGTTGTGTCAATCTTGTAGAGCTGAGAACTTGTTTCCTAGGGAGAGCTGTTGAGTTACCTTAGTGGGGTCGTCAATCTGTCTACCACCGTGCTGTACACGCTCAAAAGTGGTTGGATCGCTGAAAACaaagtgtatacatgtacttaaaactTGTTTGATCAATGAAAACAAAGTGTACACGCTTTAAACTTGTTGGATCAATGAAAACAAAGTGTACAAGCTTAAAACTTGTTGGATCACAAAAAACAAAGTGTACACTTTAAACTTGTTGGATCATCAACACCAAAGTGTACACTAAACTTGTTGGATCACCAAAAACAAAGTGTACACTTTAAACTTATTTGATCACTAAAAACAAAGTGTACACTTAAACTTGTTGGATCACTGAGAACAAAGTGTACACGCTTAAAACTTGTTGGTTCACAGAATACAAAATGTACACGCTTAAAACTTGTTGGATGACTGAAAACAAAGTGTACACTTAAAATTTGTTGGATGACTGAAAACAAAGTGTACACTTAAAACTTGTTGGATCACTGAAAACAAAGTGTACATTTAAAACTTGTTGGATCACTGAGAAAAGTTCAAAAACAATGCttactagaaatagtaaaatatcaTTACAATTGAGCCTTGCTGTGCAAaaaaggacttaatgcatgtgtgtaaactatcttcccagattagcctcttgAGTCCACAGGGGCTAATCAGATACGACAGCGTTACCTTAACTTCaatcaatatttgtttacaggatactttctttaaacaaaaactgaaaGTGTCGCCTCTGagtagcctgtgccgactgcattAGCATAAATCCCAAGCTAGATGCAAGCTTGCTTTATCAAAATTTTCACCTGCAAATAAAAGTAATTTACCAGAAATCACGTTTGCTGATATTCTATTTTAAGTTACAGTGACCTTAATCTGACTGGACCGTTATGCATTCCCAAGATAGGTATTCATGGAACTACATACTTTAAGAATTTCAGAGGAATATCCCCATCCAAACTCAAGTCGTATAGCTAAAACTGCTTCCCTAATTTTCCTACGACAATAAATCCACacatgatccaaatacaatctcaaGTTAGGTATTATTTGCAATATcgtaagtttcattaagtttggTCAATACAAACTAATTGACTGACATCCAGTCTGATTCAACACACATCCCATACTCAAATCTAACAAACAGGTTTTCAACTCTGTTAAAAACCTGTTGAACACAATCTACTCagaagcaacttgatatttgctatGTGCAACCatcatataaccagaacagcctgcaagtaactctcagaacattttcaatttaattagaTTCTTTAGGGGACAACAAATGGTCAAAAGGCATATGCTTtactacaaaaaaaacaaacaactgagAGAACGTACCTATCGACTGGAATGGGTGGGGCATTGGCTCCAAGGAACAAACAACTGAGAGAACGTACCTATCGACTGGAATGGGTGGGGCATTGCCTCCAAGGGTGGGGAACTCCTCCTCACTCTTCAGGTTGGGCATCTCCTTCTTCCTCCGCAGGTGAGAGGGCACAGTGGGGCCCGAGGGGGTGGTGGTTCCCCCCGCAGCTGCCGCCGCACGCTGACTAGGAGGCACGTACTTTCCTGTCGGCTTAGGCTCCTCCTTCTTTGGCTCTTCTACAGGGGTAGCTACAATCAGAATAGAAGTACAGTGAAGAAATGAGCCTTGCTTTAGGAGaacaggccttaatgcatgaGCCGAAAGTgactccaagattagcctgtgcagtttgccaAAAATCAATTCACCGGAAAAAAAACTCACACTTCACCTGTATGGAGACCCACACCAAAaaacagctcaatatctgaaaatgTGTAGTAAACAACCTTTGGAAaatggttattatagagaaaatttctgAGTCCGATGCTCATAACATTGCAAAAAATCAAAGGACCAAATAAAACTCACACTTAACATGTAGGTCATGTGGGTAGACTAACATACACAAAATCAGCTCCATATCTGAGAGCATTGGGTAAATACTTCCAGAAAACGGAATGCCGGAAGACCAGTCCAACTCCTATATGTAACCATACCAGGGGcattaaaactttattatttgtcaggcattaattttcgtctatTACATCAATGGACAGATTGATGAATTTAAGATCCTAATTGATAATTATGTCGAACAAAATTACGACTGAATTACAGTTGGCATGAGCcattaaaatccaacgtaatTGACTCATACATACTTTGTCTGTCAAGATAAATCTGGTTTTGACACAAAGCGGTGTACATTAAACAGTGTATTTAACTGACATGTCACATTGCAGAAAAACGGGAATGCAGTAAAGCTGTATCAAAtcatgcgtcgacttcgtttactTAGAATAGTAATGATTAACGCTACTTGTTAACAACTTTAtcacccattgtgtgtattgtgtttttcagtggtggtgcagattatacagccactACGCAGTGGATTCAGATAAAGGACTGAAATAGATTCTAGGCatgtattacaaattaataaaaaaacatattgataagtgtttaattgtttgcgttaaaaaatgaacttttaaaTGGCATACAATAATTAGTGTCTATTACTATCACCTGAAAACAAAAGACTAGtttattggcatgtgacaaacaggcccaaCCTCCTGTAAGTGACTCCAGAGTGTCTTCCCATTTTGCCCTCCACGatttgtattacaaacaaattggATACTAACTGACGAAATTACAATATACCCATTTTCTTGATCTTAGGTCAAAGTGttcttaaaatattgaacaaaaacaattttttggtGTTTCAaacccatgtgaccttgaactttaaaaCGTTAACCTCAAAATAAGTAGGTGTCATTCTTTCCTCCCAAGTAACCAGTACATCAATTAAAATTATCATAAGTCAAAGCGTTTTGATATCATGAAAAAACTTATTTCATGATGCAAGTTTGTAACATTGACTTTCGACCTGCCAAACTGAAATACATCTTTTTTTCCTCCATCTTTTGTTACCATTATACCGTAATCAATAACATGCATGATTGTAGGTAAAAGCATTCTTAAAATAAACTGCAAAGAACATTTCCTATTACAAGCCAGTAGCCTTGAcgtttgacctggttacctaaaAAAATAGGCTTCTTCGGTTTCTGCTGGTTACCTGGGTGCTCTGGCTGTACAGCTGTAGGTGCAGTTGTGGCCCCGCTCTTCCAGGGCCCCTGCTCTCCCTTGTCTCGGCGCTCTTTCCCCTCCCCATCCTCGTTATCCTCATCCTGGTTTTCATCTCCCTCCTCCTCACCCTCTTCAACCTTGTCTCTGTGAACATATGCGCCTCTTTCTGGGAAATGTTGGCTTTATTCATATgcctaaagtgtcgccccagagtatcctgtgcagtccacacaggcttatcagggacaacattttctgctaaGACTGAATTTTGGTTTAGAAACGagttcatgagaacgccgctttgatttaaaaaataataattcacctttgaccttgaagaatgaccttgacattgaatttccaccactcaaaatgtgcagcttcatgagatacacatgcatgccaaatatcaagtttctatcttaaataatgcaaaagttatagccaacgctttgatagaagttatgagcattttaccataattccttgaaatgcactaagtgaccccttgacctagtttttgacccggcatgac of Dreissena polymorpha isolate Duluth1 chromosome 15, UMN_Dpol_1.0, whole genome shotgun sequence contains these proteins:
- the LOC127860164 gene encoding protein CDV3 homolog isoform X2, yielding MADDNLDDFFAKKDKSKKKTKSSKLTPSDIQAKSEESVKKEKKSKKDKDKTQSSNSSTITDISGLIVNPKEEEEWKEVEEEKEKDYSGLRIANLQIADKVEEGEEEGDENQDEDNEDGEGKERRDKGEQGPWKSGATTAPTAVQPEHPATPVEEPKKEEPKPTGKYVPPSQRAAAAAGGTTTPSGPTVPSHLRRKKEMPNLKSEEEFPTLGGNAPPIPVDSDPTTFERVQHGGRQIDDPTKVTQQLSLGNKFSALQD
- the LOC127860164 gene encoding protein CDV3 homolog isoform X3 is translated as MADDNLDDFFAKKDKSKKKTKSSKLTPSDIQAKSEESVKKEKKSKKDKDKTQSSNSSTITDISGLIEEEWKEVEEEKEKDYSGLRIANLQIADKVEEGEEEGDENQDEDNEDGEGKERRDKGEQGPWKSGATTAPTAVQPEHPATPVEEPKKEEPKPTGKYVPPSQRAAAAAGGTTTPSGPTVPSHLRRKKEMPNLKSEEEFPTLGGNAPPIPVDRYVLSVVCSLEPMPHPFQSIAIQPLLSVYSTVVDRLTTPLR
- the LOC127860164 gene encoding protein CDV3 homolog isoform X1, whose protein sequence is MADDNLDDFFAKKDKSKKKTKSSKLTPSDIQAKSEESVKKEKKSKKDKDKTQSSNSSTITDISGLIVNPKEEEEWKEVEEEKEKDYSGLRIANLQIADKVEEGEEEGDENQDEDNEDGEGKERRDKGEQGPWKSGATTAPTAVQPEHPATPVEEPKKEEPKPTGKYVPPSQRAAAAAGGTTTPSGPTVPSHLRRKKEMPNLKSEEEFPTLGGNAPPIPVDRYVLSVVCSLEPMPHPFQSIAIQPLLSVYSTVVDRLTTPLR